The genomic region cgtacggtataccgctcgtgaataaaaaggtaccgggtctaatgaaggatgaaaacaacggtaccataatgactgaatttgtcgggcttagagcaaaaatgtatgcgttgcgcgtggatggtaagaaggatacgaaaaaggtaaaaggcatcaagagtaacgttgttgcgagaacgataacgtttgacgattacacgcggtgtttgaacgaagagattgaaataacgcgtagtcaatcgtgtataagatcaaaattacacaaggtatacaccattcgcgaaacaaaaattgctctaagtccgtacgacgacaagcggtatatcgtacctacaactattgatacgttaccgtggggacattataagatatctttataaaatataatgtgtgtatgtgtgtgtgtgtgattttttttttcttgtatgtatatttcatattttatatattgtaatgactattggaaaggatctattaataaagattttgtatatttcaaatatttcatatattttttatattgaatacattgtatttcttataaaattaaattacatgatccttatgtacccaagaattgtgcgagctatcaaatcccaaccatttcacgtaaacctcgtcacccctcctgcgcagtactttctccacgagatacacatctggataattcgcgcgatgcaactcgtgctcgtaaaatgctccagcgatagattttttgcgataatcctCGAGTAGATATGTTACGGGATTAGTATGTTGCACTTTAACAATCTTAAACACCTCAGTTGTCCAATTTGGCGTGTAAcccttttcgaaaaattttttgtatttgctaacgcgtaccaggtcacctactttaaactttgcaggagcaacaatttttatactgttgtatacagtatttaaaagtctatcagcgatcgtgggagtaacatcgataggtctcatattgatagtgcgatgttttcgcgcgttatattctgcaacgagtcgggatagcgcgtcgatccacttgtaagtTCCGTTCAGCGTAAACATCTTCCACATGTCGTTCTTCAGCGTGCGATTGAATCGCTCGACGACAGACGCCTTTAATACCGAATATGTGGAatagtgattaatgttatgtttccgtATAAGTCGTTGCACatcggtattgtaaaattccttcccgttatcagtttgtatgtttttcgggcatctcttgctatctcaaattattttggcgattgcatcagccgtctcccttccacctttactcttgagtggtgcagcccatgcatacttgctcaacacatcgatgacggtgagtatgtagtggtaacctttgttgaaacgagaatacggacgcatctcgacgatgtcggcttgccacagatcatcgtatccccgcactatgacgtgtcttcggggaaaattttttctcgctggcgcatgcagttcgttcaccaactgtcgtctctccaaactatgttgattctttgctttgtcagtttttctcgatgtcCGTTTGttgttcacattttttttcactcattttcgtttatcgccTTTAATAGacgttcttgacctgttcttgacctgttctgacctgttcttgacctgttcttgacctgttctgacctgttcttgacctgttcttgacctgttcttgacctgttcttggcctgttcttggcctgttcttgacctgttctgacctgtttttgacctgttcttgacctgttcttgacctgttcttgacctgttctgacctgttcttgacctgtacTGACCtgttcaccgccgtccttcacccattcgaaaatcgttcttgacccgttcgtagcctcgttcacagacgtcttttgaccgatcgtaggagttcttgagttgtttgtaaccttgagtgcagccgttaagaacgtgttcgtagcctcgttcgcagccctgcttgagatgctgatagcctcgttcgaagCTGTTGCTGCatgcttcgtaaagtgtcacgcaacgctgatcgactgattagttttgtcgagacaccatttaatttataataattcctgcTTCACGAAGTTCCTCGATGATCGACTGGATCTCGTTGTCGTGAGCGTTGTGACCAGCTTGGCGCAAAGCGTTGAGCAATCGTAGCCGATCCACTAGTTCGTTGGGATCGTCCCAGTGCATgtaatcaatcatattgttGGTTAGCGTCATAGCGCGAGGCATAGATATCTCCCCtccaaattttgtatttttcgattcgagcgacatcaacggtgcaattatatgtttgtacttGTACCCCCTGTTACCCTTCAAATGGCCCTGCGCATCATAATCGCGTCTATGCGCGTTCGTCACCAATAATatgctcttgtatttttccaaatcgtccCCCCTCGTGTAAAGTTCGTCAtcgggaattctcttgaagATCAACTCGTACAATCCTGGCGTTCCAATGTACCGCACGTCGTCTATGATAATAGAGTCATCTTTGTTGATGTTGAATTGTTTGTTGCCGAGTCGCAGTTCattctttctgtcaaaatagaCTCCATACACATGATCAATCTCGTGATTTTTGTCGCCACTGAGCAAAGCGTCTATGTACTTTTGCCCAAGTGGCCCAAAGTACTCCCGCAACGTTTCTTGACCTTCCGGCGTTTGTAACTTGTTTCGAACAAACGATGATTCGAGCATGTTGCCCGAGGTTTCGAAAACATCTTCGTTTACGCTTGTTGGTGCGGCTAACGGCGTAGAGGCTATCGACGGTTCATACAGTAAAACGTCCgatcgtttcctttttttcggtgtcgcatcttcctctttctctaccTCCTCATCTTTAGCCTCTTCCTTCTCATCCTCCTTGTATCgcttgattttaatctttgcgctACTCTCCGACTTATTTTTCACCGCGAACGAGTTGTCGACAATCTTTTGCAGCGGCTCGATAATAGGTTTAAAATGGGTCTTGACCGCGATATCGTCATCGATGTTATCGGTCTTCAAAGCGCGATGTTTCTTGCGGATCGATTCGCTCGTTTTCGCAATCTCCTTCGCCATCTTTTCACGCTCGCGAATATTATCGCTCCCAGCCATATCGATAGAGAGTGTTGAACGCTCGCGTTTCACCCCTCACGACAGAATGTAGGCAACGACTAATCATTTTGTGGTATCGCAAACACGTTAAATCCGTTTCTGTATCGCCCGTTTGTAAGCAAGCTATCCTTGTCTATCacgagaaatccatacttttgctgccaacaagtacgacataactcactgaaatcctcgtatgacatgtcggtattcacgtgatcgttgtacacgtgtttcaagttggtgccatcctgtttaaacaagattagcaggttcgcattgtcgcgtaaaagatgtttcggtattctcgcgtatgtctggcagagatagaagcagtcgacgttcgagtggcgtcccattgagaaatattctcttatcgtattttgtttgtcgcactccacgtcatcgaaaacgaaaatcgagtttggacgtgcttcgctcggtggaatgacgtcactgttattggagaatgtaaaatagccgatttcatcgatcgacgttaacaaattttccaaatattgatattttggctgttgcagtgactttgaatacacgtacacattttcaaagcggacgccgtgcgggctttctatcaaactaatcaacacgttagttttaccgcaattcgaGGGGCCGCAAACGATTGCGCGTATAGTATTCGGCAGCATCGTACCGTGTCTACGCATCTCCGCATTGTCACCCATCGAGCGTAATCTGACGTCGTAATTTGTCACGCGTATCGCGAAAGGTTGTCGcacgaatttcattttcccacttccgattcggatcgcacgcctgtctatttatagctgcgcggaactacaaagtgttcagtaacgaaaaaatgtttgtcctgctatcaagtccttacgatattctcgatttgaGTGCCGAACAGCTACAGTTTGTATCTAAAGCAGTTTTATTGCGAATGTGTGGCAATCACGTCCACTacgtgtgggacaaacttccggaatacataaaggcggattcggaggttcagacctatcgtcgctgtttcgaacattacaatcaaccgtggcaacaaacgcacattgacggtccagcgccaatgataaaagattgtcgtgaatgtcaacgcaaataagcagaggtctattaaatcgtgcaataaacgcgcttcctatcgaattacatattcctggataccaGTTTTGCGGTCCGGGCACGCGGCTAGaagaacgattggctagaggtGATCGACCCATTGGACGCAGCGTGTCGTGAACACGATATAGCGTACTTTCGGAGTAACGATCTTGCCGAAAGACACGCGGCGGATAGGATACTCGCCAAAAAGGCGCAAACTCGCATCACTGCGAAAGATTCGTCTCTCGGTGAGAGAGCCGCAGCCACAGCTGTCTGGATAGCGATGAAAACCAAAACGAAGTTCGGTATGGGTCTAAAgacgaaaacgaagaaaaagatggtgaaaaaacgaatacttccggtagcgaaacgcgggggTGTATTACCGATTCTGCCAGTGTTGGgcgctctcggatctctgattggtggagcggctggtgtagcaaagatggtgaacgatggaaaagctacacaacgtcagtttcaagagatgctacgtcacaatcgtgccatggaaggtcgcggattgtatctcgcaccatacaaatacggacgaggagtctcaatgaaaaagaagaaaaaaaaaaacgtcaaagagacgctaaaaatgccagagggcgtaactaccaatgtacaattgctgcaactagcaaaacgtatgcacattccatattttagaggtgtttttatgcgtaactcattaccgatcggtggtatatatcgaaacgagagcgggatcataaatttggataacgctaaaggctcgggtactcactgggtagcgtatgcaaagagggggaattgtgctatatattttgacagttttggcaatcttcgaccgccgaatgaattggtgcgatatttaaatgtgacaaaaatagaatataatcacacatcctatcaaacttataatcaaagcatctgtggacaattgtgcttgcagtttctccgaacggtcgatgcacgcgaatttaaaggcatacattgcgctatttaacttagtattcgttaaacagtttggccaacatgtctatgacattcacgctgactggaaagagcagcgttctcgcggcaaactactttcccaacgtagatttaagcgacggtgaatacgagcttggtctagcggattttgaaagttatcacacaatatcgaacgtgaattcctcgaataataaattttactttggcaaagacgatgcggaaattacgattcccgagggatcgtacgagctgcaagcgatacatgaatttttgaaacatacaattttacgaaaacgttcgcaacacacagttcgtgatggtgataaaaaacacactgacgacgacgataacTTTGAGCCTGGAGAATGGCctatagtgctccgcgctaattacaatacgatgaagagcgagatcaaatgcgcctacagattaaattttagtaagcctaacaatattggatcgctgctaggattctcgaaccgtatactgcagccgcgaaaatggtacgagtcggacgtgccgattaacattatcaacgtgaacattatccgcgtcgaatgtaatgtgaccgcgggtgcgtacaacaacggcaaactcgttcatacgatacacgaattttcaccgagggtaccaccaggatataagatatcggaaacaccggcgcacatcatttacctaccgatcatcgtgcggtgcattacggatttaacgttacgcgttgtcgaccaggaaggatgattactcgattttcgaggagaagagatcaccattagattgcctgtacggcggcggcggtaaaattagcgtgtgatgctcgtgttgaacggatcgaaagacgtgagagacaatacaatctttacgacgtcagcgacaacaacatcgacatttgctaatatccaatcatccggcactaagaaaaagaaattgaacgcatcaaacgttgcgtttttacaatctttgggattcgtggtgcgaaacatttaaacgatgactgacattcttGACATCGCGGATGAgccaatctttgacgatcgcatcgtcaagattgagactcactcctataacccattcgccaacacaacgttcggatacagtgatgagataagaatacccatacaacaacaggatctgtatacattgccgtacgagagtttcttatacatcgagggagaattaaagataaagaagccaGCTGGAGGATTCaatgtggtactgcaaaataattgcgttgcattcatgtttgacgagattcgatatGAACTCGATGGTGTGGAGATTGATCGAAATAGAAACGTGGaaataacaagtatgctcaaaaactatgtaacaatatcatccgatagaagcgtgattatgagaaatgctggctggagtgagccaactattgtggatggacactttaatttttgcgtaccgctctacatgttattgggattttgcgaggattacagacgcatagtaattaacgctcgtcacgaattgatcttaatacgatcgcgcaatgacaacaattgtctgcttggagcttcgacgctggagcctgtgatcaacatattcaagatacaatggcgaatgccacatgtgttgttgagtgaaattaaaaagctgtctatgctgcgcgctctggaaagcggacgctacctcagcatgggttttcgctcgtgggatctgtacgagtttccgctgttgcagcgtacaaccaaacattcgtgggccattaagaccgcgactcagctggagaaaccacgattcgttatctttgctctgcagacaggccggaagaatgttatgtccgaagatgcgagtaaattcgacgactgtaaattaacaaacgtgaaactctatctgaactcggaatgttatccgtacgatgacatgaatctggatttcgataaaaacagatggtcgattttgtacgacacgtacgcgcgtttctgcaaaaactattacggatacgagtacctcgaaccgagtctcactgtctcactgtttctacagtacggtccgtttgtgatcatcgattgttctcgacaaaacgaatcggtcaagagtgcaaccgtggatgtgcgattggaatttgagtgtaaggagaatgtggctaataatacgactgcgtactgtctcatcatacacgatcgcgtaatccagtacaacccgttgaccaacgttgtgcgcaaaattacctaagtgtttgcgacaataatttagagagagggaaagctgGATATAAATCCGAGTGTTACGAGATGGTTGTCATTCTTCTTAACTGACGAAAAGAGATCTCATCATGTCTGTACCAACGTTTGTCGATCTGCAAGGATTTgtcgtttcgaataaattcatcgcaaagGAGGTGGCGGTGCTGAGAAGAGGAACTGTTCTCGCACACTACATTTTTCGGAGTCCTATACCATGGCATCTCCTTACAAAATCCGAAAAGTGTCAAGCTTCATGGTTGATGGCGAATCATCATGGACTACAATGGGAGGATGGAATCGTTACGTACAGCATGGCGAAACGATTGATTACAACAGCTGtagttgaagaagaagatgataaaatgcggtgtatcgtatacgttaaaggatgccagaaacgagaatggcttgctaatatgctcggcgacgatgcgagagaaaatttaatcattgagaccttggatgctgattacgacgatatcgaatctttaaataatctagatgttaaaaatactatacgatgtgaaaaacatgttaagaattgcgcattacaaaatgtattcaaaatatttaactggtggtcgcaacgctagaaagaattgcaagatttggaaaaataaaatatttaaacactaatatgttttatttcttattccccctcctcattccctccctccctccctccctcacgagtcatttaagaattctttttatccgagtatcgtctctctctcccttctaaaaatttcaaagcaCTAAAGTATTCTAGAATCTCCCACCATATTTACCACTAATCTCCCACTACTTTGAAAAACGCGATGTcacgtatatttgattcttcataCGGTTAGTGTTGCGTTAACCGTTCGTGAAAGTGGTCCACTTTtgaaatctggaaatatgtaCTACGTCGAAAGAAGCAGTGGCGGCCCCAGCAGAAGcgtgaataattacgtaccgaatcgttatgaaactccattgtttgagaacaaatgtgacaagtaagtttttgtttaacttctttctattttttcacaaattgtttttaaactaattttttttattttatttttctacagcatttcgttgaagcgtcgtgcgattcgtatactaagtagacgatacgcattgacaaccacggaattcaaattccttgaaattggtatcaacgtgggtacaccgagttacgtggaaattgtcataggagatcatcaaggaaaggaactggtattatctctcgaaacgTGGAAGGGACTCTATGAGCAACGTCGCAATATTCACGATTTACTGCGAAAGGACTCTAaagatacctataattttataagcgttggaccgctaacagtgcgagttcatacgattaatgatactaaacttataagtctcgaatctttaaacgtacgcatgatgatgattgaaccgacgttacaccgtatgtttaatctcgatcaatgcatcgatgtaacctttgatcgattggttagaatcaccgagacagtcgatactaagtttacacaattctccaatatcgcgtccactataacggataataaaaaagtgtcaaatgtAATATGCGCCAGCGACGCCTTCAATAAACATCAACTCGTCGATTGCGAACAGGTagctttagtttttagtcacaatatgtaataaaaaaaaatatatatatataaaagagaagaataaagtttttttaaatttaaatcatgatataatttactcgCACGCATTTCCCATCCGTGCTTCCTCCCACCCGTAAACAGTCCCAGTTCTCATATGTAGCTCGTTGCGGGGAATGACGTCATGCTGGGAAGGGAGATGCGAAGCTAGGGAccgcgagagagtaagcgctaggaaagaaagaaatagcgcgaggcgaaggagagcgagagagtaaacgctaggaaagaaagagatagcgcgaggcgaaggagagcgagagagtaaacgctaggaaagaaagagatagcgcgaggcgaaggagagcgagagagtaaacgctaggaaagaaagagatagcgcgaagtaaaggaaagcgagagagtaaacgctaggaaagaaagagatagcgtgaggcgaaggagagcgagagagtaaacgctaggaaagaaaaagatagcgCGAGGTGAAGGAAAGCGAGAACGCaaacagtaattatttttcttttttctttttataattttttttcttttttctttttattattttttttttcctttttattatttttttcttcctttttattattttttttcttttttttttctttttatattttttttatattaaatattaagttattatatctaattatatctagtatatgaaggaagaaggatgggatagatgaaggaagcgcaagcaagcaattatatgtgttttaacataatttttttttatttaaaaagtgtgtgtgtttatttacaaaaaatctgtgtgtgtgtgtgtgtgtgtgtgtgtgtgtgtgtgaatttaaaaataaaaataaaaagatataaaaaaaaaaaaaatatatatatataagagattgCACGCCGATGGTCGAGCGGTACGGCACGACGGCGACTGCTGCTGCGAGGCGCTGGAGGGGATGACCGGGCGGTCGTGGTGGCGTCCAGGTAGGGCTCctgcataacagaaaaaaaaaaaatttattaatattttcataatttgaaaaagaatacttacacatcaaggattacttacaattactgaTCAGAATCAGTATCAGAATCTGGATCATTGTCGATAACATGTTGTAGATACAACATGTTATCGATATGTTGACGGATTTCCCGATGGATTTCTTGTAACTGCTCAGGACATGCTTGCCGATTTCCGCCTGGTAAACAGCAATTCTCGCAAGGCTTTCCCCTTAGTCTGTTGTTTTCATTCGtccatatataactttgtagtttaaagatcactgttgaggaattttttatgtcaagttCGCGATTTCGTTGAAACTCCACCACCGCATTCAATAGTTTTTCGGTCACCATTTTTCACAGCACTTAATCCTAGCAAATGTCTACAAAGTTTATTGCTGCGCATAAAAACGGCACACACTACATGCTATTACTTAGCACAGTGAGTGTCCACAATTATTACACGAGTTCCAaccgtgataaatatattgtcctgtttcatgtttatacacaattttaccttgtgtatataaatcttgaaCTTCGATGAAACATcccgaacaaaatttttcactattttcctcgtcgttgtcatacttttttact from Anoplolepis gracilipes chromosome 6, ASM4749672v1, whole genome shotgun sequence harbors:
- the LOC140667120 gene encoding uncharacterized protein translates to MYYVERSSGGPSRSVNNYVPNRYETPLFENKCDNISLKRRAIRILSRRYALTTTEFKFLEIGINVGTPSYVEIVIGDHQGKELVLSLETWKGLYEQRRNIHDLLRKDSKDTYNFISVGPLTVRVHTINDTKLISLESLNVRMMMIEPTLHRMFNLDQCIDVTFDRLVRITETVDTKFTQFSNIASTITDNKKVSNVICASDAFNKHQLVDCEQVALVFSHNM